The Sesamum indicum cultivar Zhongzhi No. 13 linkage group LG6, S_indicum_v1.0, whole genome shotgun sequence genomic interval tatattttaataaattatattatttacagtaaaaaatatttaatattaaagtccaattatacatatttaaaataaaatttaatactttcgtttatttatttttattgaaaaaacttatattaaatttcttacTTTCAGAAGTAAACTCTTCactttcttttgattttttttcttaaaacttttttaaaaattcaattaagaaAGTCGCCCTCTCTATTGGACTGGGCGATGTTGCTCTCTATTTTTGGATTGCTTTGTCCAAATCAAGGCCGGTCACCCTCTGTTTCTGGACTGCCGTCCCCCCCCTCTACAGGGGTCAGTGGCGGGGTAGGCGACAAGAGGCGGTGAGATTTGGGGGTGGGGTAGGAATAAAATGGGTAATATGAAGCATGGTGAGATGGCAACAATggtatgttttattttaacatgTCACTATTGGCATGTTAgaaagattaaattattttaatccaaaatagTGAAAATTCCCAAATGTTTAAGGTGAATTCTACCCAAATTAAGAgtaattggactaaaataacACTTTTTAGAATTACTTCCTTAATCGCTATTTTGGACCAAAAGTAACAACACCCCAAAAAATTGGACCGAAATTGCATGTTtccatattattttatcaagacaaataaagagagagagagagagagagtggctTGCAAGTTATCATATATCCATATAGAATATCTGGGATAGTACAAAGAGTTTTGATACAGCAGAATTCTTACTTGCTAACATGCATCCATAACTTTAGAAGTCTTGGAACGGCGCACctttgtttttgtcttttcagAAACTCCTAACCAGTTCTTGATAAGCTGAAATACTTTCTCATCCTTTAATAGTCCCCGGTGACTTCCACTAACTCCTACTCTTTCCACTGCATCAAAATTATCCGCCTGCAGAGCGTAGATGAATATGAATTTCACAGAGAATTTGGTACGTAGGCACTACGCTCGTCTACACAATGTCGTTATGACCGAGCAACAATGTGTTTGCACGCTGATTATACTCATATTCTGAAGGTTTCTCTGAAGATGTTTAGATGAGAATTTGTATCGTAAAACATGACTGCAGCGAATTTTAGATATGAGGTACTATGTGATGGTCCCGATAAAATGCGTCGTCAAAATTGTACAAGTAGTGATCAGGGCAGAAGGCATCATACCTTTGCTGATTCAGAGGGGACAGTTCCATCACCATCTACGTAGGAGTATTCTGGCTGAACAAATAAAAGACACGCAGAGCATAAGTACTTTTACAGGACATATATGTCGTTATGAAGCTGAACATACGACAGAATTTCAATTGGTAATAAGAAATGAGTATTATGTGAACCACTGTTGTTACATAGATGGACTCTGAAAATGAAACTTAATAACAATGCATCTGCTAACGGCAGAaaagatacatatatgtgtgtatgtacatatattgGACTCTTTACTCGAGCTACCAGATAATATGAGAAAAACACAGGTCGCTTACTGTTGTATGACATATCTCAGATAGCTCGTCGATTGGAGAAGATTCTGAACCATAGCTGCAAGTGGGAGAGACAATGTAAATATGTCTAGGTCAACGAAGCTATCATTGCCAACAGCTAGGAAAAATTTCCAAGTGAGAGACGTGATATTGAGTTACCTACCAAACATCAAAAGGTGTGTTGAAAGATGTTCCGTATATGTTGTAGAAAGAAACCCCCTCGGGAATCTGAGTTTTATCGAGAACTTCCCGGGTACCAGCAGCCCATTTAAGAATGGAGAAGTTGAAAGGGAGAGCCACTGTTTTTCCATCATAATTTAGctacaaaatgaaaagaaatgaaaatgttaATAACATAAACCTGAAAGATCAACAATTGAACCAATTGTTTAACCACCCCAGAGATATAGCTAAAACGATCCAGAATAAGAGTAGCTCCCAGTTATGTAAAGGAAATATACATTACTAGTTACCCCGCAATtaagaaagaataaatataattgaagaaatataatcaCAGAGGAAATAGataaatagaagaaataattgaaagaCCATAAAAACCCCATCGATGAGATGCCTAAGAGGGTGGATGTCTCGGCATACAATAGCCACAAGCTGCAGTACTCAAGCagactcatccaaaaatgcgtGACTTGATGGATCCGAACTTTAGTTTCATTTTCCGCGGAGTTATTATAAACATAAAGGAATCTATGCACATGTCAAGAAAAAGGATACTTACTAGGAAAAACACAAGAAGATAAAATAAGCTTAATATGAGCATTAAACTTAATAACTGGAAagcaaataattaatgatagaGCCAGAGCGGAAGCACTTGATTTCTCATCAATTTCAAGCTATGTTGCTCAACTAGCtgataataagaataaaaaaataagtaccTCATTGTTTTTTAATGCTTCTTCAAAAAGAGTCACACATTCATAACGGCCATATGATTCGAAGACAACGGAAACTTCTTCTTCCTTAGAGTGCTTTCGCCACACTTGAATCTCTGGTTGCTTCTTCCAATTGAAATTCGGGTTTGGCAACATTTCGTAAACAGATGGGCACTCAACCAGCTAAGAACATAACAATAAGGTCAAGTTGAATgacaagagaaagaaggaaCTAGAACTATATCGAGAAACAAAACTTTCTTTCACAAGTAAGATTACCAATTGATGCATTGACCATCTTGATACAAAAAAGTAGCTTTCAAAACCCTCAACAAACTGCATTCCAGTAAGTATAGAGTCGTTGATGCATCCTGGGGCACCTGTTCAAAGTAAATTAGCATCTCCATGTAAGTTTGGTGTTTAACCAGCAGAAGTAAAGAGGAAGCCTAACAGAATTCCGAAGCTAGAGGATCAGTCTGATGAAAGTATCCAGTTAAGCAACATGagaaattttcacatttttggTCATGAAATAGAATTAGAAATATAGTAGAACTACATGTGTTGTTTAACACTCAAAACTCCAGCCCAGAACCTGTTATGAAAGAGAGCCACCTTAATCCACCTGTAGATAATGCAACTGATATGCGATGCTTGAAGAAATATGCTTCTCATTATCAGTTAGAATGTTGTAGTAGTATTAGGGTATTGTGCGTGTACATTTATGATGTGTTAATGAAGACGATACATGAAAGACCCCAATCTGGTGGCTTTGCAATCTATCACAGAAACATAGCATGTTTAGAAAATCATACCTTTTCAAATCAGTGTGTGCCAAACTCATACAAAACAAGATGCAAAAAGTACCTTGGAAGGGAGTGGCAATGGTGATCCACTTATTTACATACTTGGCAAAGATCTGCATTTTGAAGGTTAATTCACCATTATGCCTCCACATAAGCCATTAATAGAAGTATCAATTTGTCtatgaaaatcataaaaataattacatggaaataaaatgaaacatgTACATATAACAAATGTAATTGAAGTTGCATGACCAAATAAAACTGTTTGTTTCATGAGACTAAGTCAAACGGGCAACATTTAGGATTATCCTTTTCATGTTTTCCATGGGCAGGTAGGAAATAAGCATATTCATTCGTGAACAGTGAGTAGGCTATAGAGTCAAGCTTTTATTAAGTTTGTCACCGGGGACAATCGATTTTGCACTTGATGAGTAAAACAAATTATCTGGAGAATATCATATAATCTATCAAACGGAagatgaaaaaacaaaaccacTACATTTTTCTGTCAGGCTCTCATAATGATTCTTATTCAAGGGGATACCATGGAGAGTTTTGTTTAACTGATGAAAGATCAGAGTGAAATATAAGGCAGCATAAATTCAGGAAAGGAGTTAAACATACATCACCATATAGAGATATAAAACATGACACTAGCAATCCACCCATTGAGTGTGAAATTATGTTAACTTTCCTTCCTCCTGAAGCTTTATATGCAGTCTCAAGTCTTTCTTTTAGGCCATCCATCAACTGACCAATTCTGcaaccataaaataaataagtagaACTCCTAATAGatttgattaaagaaaaggCAGCAAGATTAATTTTACAAGCACtgactgaaaaataaaacatatcacAGTAGGAAATAAACCAGGTAACCTGACTACCTATTGCTTTGCCGAAAATCGTAACCATATCCGAACAATGTTGTTCCTTTCTTATACCCACATCCAACAAGCATGTCAATCATATCATGAAAATGGTACACGTCGCTCAAATGTAGACACTTTACAAACTGGAATGTCAAGAAAGATAATATAAGAGATTGCTCTGTAAGAATGGGGGTTAAAGACTTGGATGCTACCAGAATGCATCACAACTTGGAACTAGTAACTGCAGAAAGTacaatcaatttttgttttttttttccggcAACATTCAGTCAGAttccaaaacaaaaatgaatgaacATCTCTGCAACCACAAAGAGAACTAGTTAagttttacaattttacaTGAGTAAATTGTTTGGCAGAGAACTGAAGAATTTCACAGAGCAGTCACTTCCAAGGTACTTGGTACCACAGAAGACAACTGCTAAACTAGAAATTGCATCTTCTCCATCAATCAGGAACTATGGAATTCCTTGCTATTGGCAGCACATTCTAAGAAGACAGTTCCATGAGAACCTTTATCGTTAAAGATTTCACTcctacaatatattattaagacTGACCTCGGATATCTTGCACTGAAACAATGTCCACATTTCGaggaaagaaatgaattaacatccctttcttttatcaaattaaagtCCAAGCAGCCGTAGGCAAAGGCAGCTAAAGCCAATCAAGTAGCCTAGTCACTAGTTAGACATTAGAGGGCACACAAACAAAATGAATCCAACCAAGTATCGCAAAACAGACCCGAAAGAAGTTGCAGAATTTGTTCGTCCCAAGAAATGAGATTAATATCGATCAACACGATGatcataaaatactattaaccCCATTATCCTGGTACAAACTAGTGCACCATCAATTGCCATTTCTACAAAACCATGCAagaaatttacacaaatttggAGGTCTAGAACAtgttctcttcttctttcaatACTATTATGCTTCCTCTGGTCTGACCATCCATTTCCTTGCCAGCCAGttcaaacaaaaagaacaaattcaATCTTTAACTAAGCATCATATCTTTAGCCATCACTTATAAGGAGAAAAATAACACATAATTCATCAAAAGACGAAAAAGGTGGCAGCAAACTTATGATCGCGCAGACATGAAGCATCTAGAAATGTAGAAAAGCCAAATAGCCACAcaataaactgaaaaacaaaagcTTACTATCGAAGGGTCCAAAATATCAATGGCGTAAAGCCCATAATCATCTTGAGGCACAACTATCTCAGTACTATCATCCAATGACTCCGTATACCCtgcaaaaattacagaaaatgacgacaacaacaacaacaaaatcaCAGATAAACAGAGCCCAATAAACATAAgacatttaaaagaaaaacccaGAAACAAGAACCTGTTTCAGGATTGTAAATAGACCAGATCTTCTTCTTGAACTCCAAATCAGCCAACAAAATCCGGACCCACACCCGTGTCTGGAACCCGAATTTCTTCCTCTTGGAATGGAGGATTGAACCGCCGATACCCGACACAAGCAGAACCGGGTCGCGGTCGGCAATGTCCGCTGAGTCGAAGCTCGGAGCTCCAtagcaacagcagcagcagtagTCTCGGAGCATCAGTACGAGGAACCGCGAAAATGACCTGACTGGGTAGGGTACTCAGGTTACGTTGAGTTGTGAGTGTACAGTTGAGGGTAGTTGGAGTTCGTGTTTGGAGGTGGAAGATTACTTTATACAAGGGAATTGGATTTTGCTACAAAATTGCATACCGGGCACTTAtccaattcttgaaaataaaattatatttcattaaaaatataacaattatatctaaattttgattaaataactTGAGATTAGgccaactaataaaaatattttatgaatgcatttaaattttttaattaaaatatttatcttattcgTAGGCATGAAATTAAACAAACGAGGCCAATCTATTTgccatcatttttttttttaaaaaaacaatttttccTAACTTGATCTTATTGTATAGATATTAGaacttaattttcaaaatgttaaCACACTATATATCCATTTGTTTGGTAGCaaaaagacataaaaaaattattatttgtttaataagtCTAATATTAAATTGCGTGTTATAGTTGTATTCTa includes:
- the LOC105164183 gene encoding phospholipase A(1) LCAT3 encodes the protein MLRDYCCCCCYGAPSFDSADIADRDPVLLVSGIGGSILHSKRKKFGFQTRVWVRILLADLEFKKKIWSIYNPETGYTESLDDSTEIVVPQDDYGLYAIDILDPSIFVKCLHLSDVYHFHDMIDMLVGCGYKKGTTLFGYGYDFRQSNRIGQLMDGLKERLETAYKASGGRKVNIISHSMGGLLVSCFISLYGDIFAKYVNKWITIATPFQGAPGCINDSILTGMQFVEGFESYFFVSRWSMHQLLVECPSVYEMLPNPNFNWKKQPEIQVWRKHSKEEEVSVVFESYGRYECVTLFEEALKNNELNYDGKTVALPFNFSILKWAAGTREVLDKTQIPEGVSFYNIYGTSFNTPFDVCYGSESSPIDELSEICHTTPEYSYVDGDGTVPSESAKADNFDAVERVGVSGSHRGLLKDEKVFQLIKNWLGVSEKTKTKVRRSKTSKVMDAC